One part of the Phoenix dactylifera cultivar Barhee BC4 chromosome 4, palm_55x_up_171113_PBpolish2nd_filt_p, whole genome shotgun sequence genome encodes these proteins:
- the LOC108511871 gene encoding uncharacterized protein LOC108511871 — protein MVGYKSFVARLIFAVIFLASLSLPTNGSVDPSSRLRQLPGMLPKYCGVAVEGVIYCKCQLPGYLESLKASPLPGAVAKLLCYDGKQRVLMRGITDVRGYFLIRTTKVSSSMIPACRLFLAKSPLPGCDVPGQGKWRGFPLKFERNISMGSAQRALYTAGFFKVGPARAASCPHHP, from the exons ATGGTTGGCTATAAGAGCTTCGTAGCACGTCTGATATTTGCAGTGATCTTTCTAGCCTCTCTCTCTTTGCCAACCAATGGCTCTGTTGACCCCAGCAGCAGGCTACGCCAGCTCCCCGGGATGCTACCTAAGTACTGCGGTGTCGCAGTAGAGGGTGTTATCTACTGCAAGTGCCAGCTCCCAGGCTATCTCGAGTCTCTGAAAGCTTCACCTCTCCCTG GTGCGGTGGCCAAGTTGCTGTGCTACGATGGCAAGCAGAGGGTATTGATGAGGGGAATTACGGATGTTAGAGGATATTTTCTGATCCGAACGACCAAGGTCTCGAGCTCTATGATCCCTGCATGCAGGCTTTTCTTGGCGAAGTCGCCGTTGCCGGGCTGCGATGTGCCAGGACAAGGCAAATGGAGGGGATTTCCTCTCAAATTCGAGAGAAACATTTCGATGGGGTCCGCTCAACGAGCCCTCTACACCGCAGGCTTCTTCAAGGTGGGCCCGGCTAGAGCTGCCTCGTGTCCCCACCACCCTTGA